The DNA sequence TCTGCTTCCCTCTGAGGGTGTCGATTTTGAAGCTTGAACctcggagaaaaaaaaaacttaaatacaTCAAACTCAGTTAAAGGAACGAATGTGCTTCAGGAAACGAACCGGTTATCGCCTTCCAGACCATTTTAATGCAAAAATTGTAAGTATCACTGATTCGGAAACTATTGCATTTTTCTAGTCAGGAGGTTTAGCCTGAAAGCTAGCCAGCTAACATCTTGGTTGTGGGCTTTGCCCGGTTCGAAAAGGTTCGCGGTTCTCTAAAAAGGGTCTTGTTCAATATTCTCCTACAATGGTAATGCGGGGAAATGGGTGCCGCAAGAGAGGCTTTCCGGGACACAATTGTCATCGATAGTGACTTCGCGCTGCTTGTTTGTGAGTCGGATGTGGCTGGGTGTAGCTTTCTATCAGTCATCCTAGGTGCAAATGCTTTTGATAAGTGATAAACGGTGTTAGTGCAGTATTAACTAATACGACAGTTCTGTCCCTCATAAAATAACTGTTGGGAACATGTCCGTGGTCTTTGTCGTGTTACCATTTTTTGTGatgaaaaaatgcactgtagctCATCGGGGGAAGGGGGGTTTAGTTGTAAATTTGATAGTTTTttgataatttttaaaataaatatctgaCATTTAGCTGgttgttttaaatattaaaaaatatcaCCCGACCCCGTTATGGACAAAATAAACGTAATTGTTCTAAGCTGACATCGCAAGTTTTAACACATAGTTTTATGCTGCCGCAATTATTAACGCATAATTAAGGAGCTTTTTTAACATTGGCGGCAAGGAACGTGCTCAAATGTAGAACCTTGCAACTGGGCAATTCCATACTCATTTACATaaagtaatttttttaaatgagattTAAAAACCGTTTATATTGAGAAATAGCGCTGACAGCTCTTCTTTACATCTTTCTGTTCATTGTTTTAGAAAATATGTAGCAATTTGGACATACTaggacatttttaaggattttttttattcGTGAGGTTCGTCTGCCGTCCTCCCGACGAACACGCTCCATCTCCCGCTCCCGTTCTTCTGTAGTAAAGCGCGTTCACGAGATGTGCGCGAGACAGTCTAGTGAATGAAATTTTTTTACGTGTAGAGAGAGGCGCGCCCTCGCGAACATCGGTAGAAGGTGAGTGGGCGGGGCTTTCTTTGCCCTGTGGAGGCGGGAGGCAGCTCTGCAGCATGAGCTTTAAAGGGACAGAGAAAAAGATGAAAATAAGTGAAGGTATCaggtgaggtttttttttttttttttgcatgggtGTTGAACAAATGTGAACCAATATATGCAGTATATACGCTGCTGTGACCTTTCAGTGTGGAGGCTATTCTTATTGACTGCATTTGTATATTCTTGTATATATCTCAAAAATAGTATCCATCCACACATCATCCATCTTAGATAGACAgctatactttattgatcccaagggTAAAAATATTATCTAAGGACCACCAAGTGTGTGCATTGAAACATAGACTACACATGCATGAATGTGGTGTAGATATTGGTAAATAGATATGTAGCATGTCAGTTTTTAAATGCCACGATTGTGTTCTGGCTGCATCTGAGGGCTGGCATGTCGAGAGGAAGCATTATCGTGTTTGATagcagcgggcaggaagcatCCCCAGTAGTGTTTTTTAGCAAACAGTGGTGGAATGAGCAGCACGAAGGATGATGTGCTGAAGAAATGCCTGTGCTTTACTCTCCAATTAACTTCTGTTTAAATAACAATTAAGATAGCATCCAAATCTTGATGCTGTTGTTTCTGCAGTAGAAGAGAGATTACATTAAATAGTTTTAACTAGCCTACTGCTGCAGTGCAGAATCCTCTTTAAAGAATTTGTCTTCTTTGAAAACTGTTTTGCATAacttaagattttttttaatcaaatgcATATGAATATCACACTTGACACACCAGAGGGACCTTACCAAGATTATTAGTTTGAAGTGCTGTTTGGAGCATTCTGATGCTTTGTTCTGtattgtatatttttttcctctctatTAAAGAACATTTAGCTATTTTTTTGTAATAGTTTACACACTTTTTTTACACACACTGGTGCATAGGGAAAAAACCTGTATTCTGTACAGGAAGATACGGTTAGGGAAATATGTTTTTCTTTAGGATGTCTCCTGCAGCAATGAAACTGACCACTGCAATGACTGGATATTGATTACCAGGTCCCAGAGGATGAGAGGATGTAGGAGTTGAGCAAAGGGCATGGTTTAGCCATTTGGGTTCCAGCCATTGTTCCTTCTTCCTCGGGATAGAATAGAAATGAAAAGAAAGCATGTCTTATGGAAGTGTGTCACATGACAGTGTGTAGCTTACAGTGAGTCACAGAGCATCCATGTACTAATATGGGTCCATCAAGATCATTTCAGCTCAAGTGGTGTGAAAACATGTCAGGCTACATTTTTTCTTCCTCAGTGATCTGTGTGTGCTCGTGGATAGCAGTTTGGTGTTAACTACGGTGGCAAATGTAAGAGCTTTGTTTGGGGAAATATCAGCTGTGGTTTTTCAGGTATTATGGTCCCCCTGATCATCTTCCAACTGTTTATTCCGGTCTGGGTCACAGAGCGGCTTGTAAACTCCCAGGCAGAGTAGGGCACACCCTGGAGGGCATGCTCATGAGTATCTATAGGTTTTACCCGAAATCCTCTGAAGTCAGTAAATAAGCATGTAATAAATGTATTGATATTTTGGGTACCTCCACATTAGattgtattttaatttaagaAACAACATAGCCCTTGAATGGTATACCTGCTGAGATAAGGTTTCCGTAATGACCCTCACAATTCAGGCTGCATGGTATTGgaaaattttaaaattaatgTATTATGATTGATGTAATTTTTtgcaataaatattgcaatattttttGAAGCAAAAATGACTTGAAAATAAGTTCTAATTGACTATTGTTTATCTACCAGTACAGTTTGTCAAATAAGTTGGTGGTGTTGCCGCGAGTTGTGCCAGCAAGtcacttgcttttgctcaatatTGTCTCTGTGGAGTCCAAAATATATCCATAGAGTGGAAGACAAATGTCTTTTGGTGACCAGTTCTTGCTCGCGTTCTCCTCGCTCTTTTCTCACAGATGAGTCCTACAACAAGGACAAAAATGATTGATTGGCTTGAAAagcacatgcagagctcattaaaattgcaaagcttgctgagttttgtttttatgacagagtaaaaatgttttagcaaacTTATTGATGATCTCTGTTCGGCTAATCTTATTCCCCACCCTTCAGAAAAAATCTCTCTGATTTCAAAAACCTAAATAGTGCTGCTTTTGAAAAAACTTTGAAAGTACCATATACTGCAGTGTAATTTCTGGGCATAGATGCTGCCCAAGCCTAATCTCAACCAAGATGACTTTCACGGTCCATCCCATGTGACAATTCCAAGTGCATAATATGCAGTGTCAAAATTAATATCGCACATTGTGTAGCCCTactcacagatgcacacaggTTGCATGTGTCGGACTGAGCAAGCACCATTTAGCCAAATGGGATGTGCTTCTCACGATTTCCCTTTGACTTATCAGAATGCTGAGATGTATGTGCATTGGGTTTCTGCCACCTTCCTGGATGGAGGGGTCTTACAGGGAGATTGTCACTTCTTTTGAATCCAAGCACCAAGCGGCTGAAATTATCCAGGACCAGAGGGCACAGTAACGCCCTGGAAACTGTGTGTAATGTAACAGCCCCAGGCCGCCTACAGAACGGCTGCTTTCTCTAGCCTGCTTTTTGCAGAGCTGgtttgtttggtttttcctcCTTTCGGCCATCCTTTTTCCTTTTTGTGGCTGCCCGTCGTTCTGCTTGTTGCAGCGAGGCCACTATTCTCACGCTTTTCAGATAATGAGTGCAGCAGTGCTCAGCTGTTAGGGAGAGATTGACAGTTGCCAGTCAAGCTTTCCCCAAGTAGGCTGTGAGTTCACAGATAAAGGCATAGGAAACCtttcatgtcccccccccccccccccatatttttTTCTATAAAGAGTCTGCTATCATGCTGGGGAACCTTGACATCTCCTGACATGCTGGTATGCTTTTGTCGATCCTTTTATTAGGCCAGACTTTTGTTAGGATAGATTCTTGAGTTTTGATGAACATAGAtctttaaataataatttgcCTGTTTTAGTCTAATGCCAGGAAGCAAAGTGAACAGTTTGCCAGCTTCTGGTGATGCTTCACTAGATAAATAGTTGTGGAGGATAGATATACGTATGGATATTTGTTTTTGGTTAGTCACCTGGTTATTACAAATGTCTGaagaacaaaaagaaaaacaatgttCAACATCTGAAGGTTGTGATTACTTTGAACTGTACCGTGGtctgtgttttgtcttttttatatACAGGGGTATAACTTTGGAGGACAATGCAATACAATGCACGTTACCAGGGCAACACCGGGAAGCATCTTTTCATGACATAAATGGGTGTACAATGCAAGTACGATGAAGCCGTACACTCAGCAATATTTAAAGCCAGCAGACAGCTGTTCTGCTTAGCCTTTCTAATGGAGCCAAATGATAAACCCAGTGATGACTCAAAGGTTCTCCGGGACCATCAGTAGGAAGTGGTGACTAATGCCCCATCTTGTGAAAGATCTTGTAGCATCTGTCATTGTCTGAGCCATTGGAGCTGAAGAGTAGGCTGGTGTTTTGGTCAACCAGAGCCTCTTTAGGTCTATTAGTCTAGGTGCTGGTGGGACTCAGGAGCTTCCTGTACCTGAATGTCCAGCAACGAGGTGAAGATCTTGGTCTGATCTGCTGGCTAATATAACACCAGGCAGTGTGATTTAACATCTTAGATAACCTGCCTTGTTGGCATCTTCAACACAGCAcagttttaaatgattttatttttgttataatTGCCAAAATGAGCTTAATGGCAAGTAAATAAGTGCTGGACAAGATATACAGTTTACTGTTACAATTACTTACTTAGCAAATGCCTTTATCTAAAGTGAGATACAATAGCTAAATCAGGATCAGACAGCCTGGAGCGActgaggttaagggccttgttcaggggCCAAATGGCACgtgtataataatataatgaaaAATGATGCTTCATTCATATTCTGCCCGAAGCTTTGAAATGTGCATGCTGTGAGCTCACGAGAAGGAGTGCCACCTGCTCGGTTTGCGGTCTCACAGTTCCAGCCAGGCTGCCATAGGCCGCCCCTCAGTGCGATGTCTGTGGCATACGAGCGTCCCAGCATGATGCAGTCCGTGTGTCTGAATGAGACGGGCGCAGTGACGGCACTGATCGCCCTAAAGGCACGATCACACGGTGAGTCGTGCAGCTACATTGTGCTGCTCTGGCCCCggaagggggggggcggtgttATGTGTGATTTATGTACGGGTAGCGCTGTGTTGGGGGGGAGGGCGCAGGATGGAGCGGGGCGGCCCTTTCAGCGCTTGCAGGTTGTGTTTCATCACCATTGTGTTTCATGTGGTTTGGGACCATTGTGAGGCTTTGTTGTAGCCCTctcatgtgtctgtatgtgtctgtgtgtcagtaCACAGGCCCTATCCCGGCATATCGAGAACCCTCTATGGTgcgcagtgggggtgggggtgccccCCACCAGCTGGTCACAGCGACCCCGCCACGTCCCaacgcctgctgcttctgctggtgctgctgctgtAACTGCTCCTGGTAAGTCCTGCCCTAACCATCCCCTCCCACCCCAGCACAGATTTGTGCTCATTTTCACAGTATGGCTCCAGAGGTGAGGAGCGCCTTAGAGGATGCCTGTCCAGTGTGGTCGAGCTGTAGATACACCCCCTAACTGAAAGAAACTAAAATCTGGAACTGGAACCGGAAAGTTTCTCCACTACCTTTTACATGGCAGAAAATGACATCGTAACGCTGCGCTCAATTGCGGCATCCCAAGCTGAACCTCATGAGATGTGGCTCGATATGAGAATGGTGCAAGGCGCGGAAGTGGCTCTCACGTGGCCTGACCCAAAAAAAATCCCTATTGTGGCGCATTATTGGTATCaactacactgtccccccctCGACCTTCATCGTGGTCCATCATAACTCAGTCGCATGTCGCATCAGATGCAGTGTGTCTGATCTGCATGTGCATGTGCATTTGCTCTCAGAATATGTAATGGAAGAAGCCTTCAAGCAATCAACTGTATAGCGCTGaggcaagttttcctttaatatGGCAGATTGATTTCGACAGGCTGAGTGTGAAATGGGTTGTAAATGGGCTCCAGCAGGCATGGGCAGACTTGGCAGCGAGACAGGACTCTGCTTCATCGGCAAGCACATTCATCTCTATTGGGAATTGATATGCTTTACATCCTGCCGTCGTCAGTAGCTGGTTAGACAGTTGGGGCAGCAGTGATGACTGTCCTCTAGCGggagctgtggtctgttaggcagggtggacacacacacacatatacagtcacACACCCAGGGCCAATGCAGATTCCTCTGGGTTGTGAGTATAAACAGCACAACCTAGAAGGATCATGTGTAAACTATCTGCAAACTGCATGCATGAGGCTGGGGTGAGATTAGAACCCGTCGCTCACCTTCTATGTGCCACGGCAGGAGTGAAGAGCAGCGGAGGTCGCAGAGACGAGCCAGGGACACCCGTCTGGAGAGCAGCCCTAACTGTGAAGCATGGTGAGCATGATCATCTTCTCAGACTCGCTCTTTGATGCAGTCGCTGATTTCTCAACAAAACCAAAAAGCACACAGGAACTGATGGCAGAAGGATCAACTTAGTGTGCCTTAGTGTCACCTCACCTGTAAGAGAAAATCCTGGAGGCATTTTCTGAAAACTGCCCATTGAAGGATAGAAGACTAACAGTGATCCTGAAAATGCTGATGTATCTGTCCCTGTGAGATGCTCACGCACGGAACCCCCTACCGGTACTCCCAGCAGCTCAAAACGAGTGGTGTTCCCCTGTTCCACAGCACCAAGCCAACGCCGGAGGAAGTGAGGCAGTGGGCAGTGTCCTTCGACCAACTGATGAGGAGCCCGGCGGGCAGAAACACCTTCAGGGAGTTCCTGCGGACGGAGTACAGTGAGGAGAACATGCTCTTCTGGCTGGCATGCGAGGACCTGAAGCAGGAGCTGAACACGAGCGCTGTGCAGGAGAAGGCACGGCTCATCTATGAGGACTACGTGTCCATTCTGTCGCCCAAGGAGGTAAAGCGTAGCCCCTACTCAGGACTGGTCCAACGTGCGGAGATGAGTCAGTCTGGCAAAAAATAATGTTCTTTCAGGTTTCTTAAACAGTCTGCGGTCTGTCGGAAAATATTGCTAGGATTTAAAATTCTGTCAGCCCTTCCATTACTGCTCATTCCGTTCAAGACCACGGTGTGTCTGGAGCTGGTCCCAGGAAGAAACAGGGAACTCCCTGAATGGGGTACTGCTCCACTAGTGGGTAGGCTGTAAAATTCTTTAAAACTGCCAGCACAGTTGGGCGTCCACCTGCTTTGTTCCCTCCAGGCTCCCctgcaaccctgtactggagaagcagcAATGGAAGATACACCCATGGTCGCTTTTAAATTGACATCAATATAGTCAGACGTATTTGTTGCATTGTCTTCTACTAGATAGATCCAGGATCCATCAGTGTGACATGAGTAGGTATTCCAGAAAACAGTAGCTCTGGTTATTTGTTAAAACTTTTGGCTTTTtcctttatttgtttatttggcaAATGTTGTTTTGCCCTGACAGCCATAGAGTAAAAAAACACGCTCAGACTCACCCACAGATCTGCACACAGGCTCGCTCCCCTAAGGCCAGCATTCACTAGGGCGCTCTGCTCAGAGCCCAATCCTTGTGTTAACCGCCTATCCCCGGGGTATTGCCTGGATGGATGCTGCCTCCAGACCCGGGCTGAGTGGCCTCCTGGACCTTCTGCACTGCTCCAGGCCTGTCAGATCAGAGATGGCATCCTGGAAATTGGTGGCCCTTCTACCATGGCACCTGAACATTTCAGACCAGCTAACAGCCCTTTAAGTTTAATTAATCCCAGATGTGATCAGTAGGTGGCCGTTACTTTATGACACTGTGGACAGCAGCCCGCTGCGCCCTGAAGGAAACTCCTATCGGCTTCTACAGAAGAAGCCAAATCTGCATAAACATCTATTATGGCAGAAGGATCTGtgggtttttctttgttttgtaaACCTCATGGCATCTAACCTCTACCCCCACCAGGTAAGCCTGGACTCCAGGGTGCGAGAGGTGATCAACAAGAAGATTGTAGAGCCAACGCCGCACACGTTTGAGGACGCCCAGCTGCAGATCTACACCCTCATGCACAGAGACTCTTACCCCAGGTTCCTTACCTCGCCCATTTACAAATCCCTACTGCGCACCGGCTCGTGCTCGTCCTCGGAGACGTAAGCCTTTCCCTGTGTCCCCTCGCTGGCCTCTTCCTCCCTTATCTCCAGTACCTGGGCCACATCTCTCCTCCCTCCCCTTCTGTGGGCCATCCTCAGTGACAATTCCTTGACAtttatgtagtttttttttttcgtctaCCACAATTTCTGCCCCCCCACACCAATGAGGTGTCACAGGTTCCTGTGACTGTAAATCCTAATATGGCTTCCTTGACCCGTGGCGGGCGGGTGCAATAAGACACTGGTCACTGCTTCCCCTCTCCGGCTTTTCGGTCTCCTGTCCACATTCGCCCCTCAGGTGACCTTATCTCggtccctccctctccccagagtCTGGACACCCAGGGACAGTCAGCCGTTTGCCTTATTTTTTGTGTCATTCCCCAAGTGCAAAGGCTGATAGGGTGTCGAGGCTTTGCCAGCGACTCCATGGAAGAGCTAAGATAACCAGGCGATGTATAGCAAGCTTTGTGGCTGTCCCTGAAGGCGAGGTCACGTAGTGACGCCCCAGTGGCCATGTGACACTCCTCTAAAACACCTCTAGACTCcacaaagctgcacatgcacctCAATGATCTGGACATTGCGACCCTGGTTCCGCCTCAGTTTCTGTTCTGCCAGAGCCTCGGAGCTCGGTTCCGTTTGTGCGTTGGACTCTTCCTTTTCTTCTCTCCCTCTCAGATCGAAATGAGTTTTTAGTTTAGGTCCAAAacttttactctttttttttttgtactaaaAGCGGTATAAGTCTGTATGTATTGTTTACATATATATTTCATGGCTGTCATGTTGCcagaaaattatttaaaaaaatttatccAACATTTTCATATGAGCGGTGTTATGTGCATTTTCATCTCCTACTTTCTGAAGTTCAGGGTCATGCTGGGAAAATCCATTAAGCTCCAAACTCTTGTTTTCAAAACTGAAAACCGGGTCTTTTTTTATTACAAgtattgctgtttttgatttTCAGCACAGTAGCAGTTTTCATTTGATATGCAAGGTGACAGTGGAGTGCTTTCTAAATGttgtatatttttttcctttccttcTCTAATTAAGGAGGTCATAAGCCCTACGTGAATCTGTGTTTTTAATGGATCTCCAAATGGCAGTTCGGCACTAAACCGCTCAGTGAAATCCACAGTTACTGGACTGCACAGAAGCAGGGCCACAAAACATAACTTCATTTGAAGGAGGAGGTTACAGGTACCGCAGAATGCAGGTACACTTAACTCATATTGAAATACGTAGCTGATGTAATGCCCtttgttttttcattttatttggtATAGAATACAAAAAGAAATGTTTGGCTGTTTCATTCATTTGTGTCTGCTGTGAGTTCTGATTCTTTTGTCTGGAAAACATGTTTCAGTGGAAAGTTTCATGGTCTTACAGAGAACTGGAACTCTGCGTTAATCAATCagattttgatgtgtgtgtaagtggtgtAGGATTCGGAAAAGGAAAAGATACATTTTAAATGGACAAAATGTCATAATCCATGGTCATAATGCCTCGTTCGTGAGAGCAGCAAGTCGATTGTGAAGTAGTTTTATCCATATATTTATTCCTTGCTATTATGTGGAGGGaacagaaattgtttctgttggttCTTAGCTATCAGTTTAAGCTGTGGGACACCACTGGGACAAAAACTGCAGCTCCAAGAGAAATACTTCATCACATTGTTGGGTGGAACAGCAGGCAATTAATCTTATATGGGTCCAAATTTTGGATCCCCTTATGACTTATTTGTTTTACTCTACCCATATCTGCTGTGTCTGTTGACATGGGATGATGTGCTGTATGGGGTTAAATGGTATGGCTCCTTGGGTTATTTCCATTGGAGATCCCTTTACCCACCCCTACCCCCCCTCCAAGCTCccgtattttttttctcttctcttTTTTAAATGTAAGTCAAGGGAAAGTTAGTGTGGCCCATATCTGTAAAATAACCCTCACTTGGGTTCCTTGATGAGATACTGCGAAAGGCCCAGTGCTACAGGGTAGCGGCATGGGGCAGGAGTAgagaaacctgaaacttcctcagAGAAACTTGCAAGCAGAAAGGCTGAACGGGGCTTTGGAAGACGGGAGCGATATTGTCATTTAAGTTCATCTCGAATCCTGTACGTACGAAGGAAGATGCCGTGATCGCATCTGATATACCTCACATTGGCTTCCGTCGTGGACAGGGAACATTAGGCTGCATCTGTCTAGCGATTGTGTCAATTTTCTATAGAATGTAATACACTTTGTGCTAAGGATAACATTGCTATCTGATCATCTTCAGGGTCTtttattatatacatatatatttagctATTATATGAACATGAATTCACATCCAgtgtatacatatttatatgGTTGAGTAATATGAAATCTGCAGAAGACAATGTAGAGCTGCTCTGCGTGAATGTAGCATCGCTCAGCATGACTCACACGGACTCACTGCGCTGCTACCTTTGCAGTCTGGGTCCATTTGGCCTGCGGTTCTCACCTCTGCCCAGTTCTGGTCATCCTGAACGTTCCGGTGCGGTGGAGGGCATCAAAGCAAAGGGTTATGAACTGAAGCTCGGGACACGTGTGTGGGTTTGAACACACATTTGTCCTCACTGTTCACGTACCATAAGTAGTACCATGAAAAAGTACcctcccttaaccccccccagaTATTCTTGACTCTAGTGTACTTTAACACAATGTTATTTGATCTTTGGCTCAAACTCAAGGGTAAGTGAGAACCTGAGTGAACAAGTAAGAGAAACATTTGATCCTTATTCAGTGTAGGAGGTTACTTAACACCCCGAGCTGCTCGTGTAAAAAGGTAATTTCCCTTTTGCTGTCAATGGCTGGTTCTGCCTTTGTCCGGTTCAATGGCTgtaaccagacatttcctgtcatTACTCTTCATTCAGAGCATCTGGGGCCTGCTGCTGTCACATTGTAACGTCTGTCAGTCTACGTGGATGAGCTGCTTTACATCTGGATTTGTTTGGCCAGTCCAAAACTTCACATAAAATTGGCTAAGAAAGATGCTATTTAAACTTATATTTAAACTATAAaaatatgttgtttttttaGTTTTCAAAGTGTGTTTCAGCTCATCTTCAAATTCAGCTCACAGAACAGCCTGATGTCAAACTGTGGAATCCTCCGGGACAGAGCAGAATTTATGGTTCATTTAACGATGGGAAGCGGTCATGGTCCTGTTATGGCAAGGCATCCCCGGGCC is a window from the Brienomyrus brachyistius isolate T26 chromosome 8, BBRACH_0.4, whole genome shotgun sequence genome containing:
- the LOC125748126 gene encoding regulator of G-protein signaling 19-like: MCFRKRTGYRLPDHFNAKIYTGPIPAYREPSMVRSGGGGAPHQLVTATPPRPNACCFCWCCCCNCSWSEEQRRSQRRARDTRLESSPNCEACTKPTPEEVRQWAVSFDQLMRSPAGRNTFREFLRTEYSEENMLFWLACEDLKQELNTSAVQEKARLIYEDYVSILSPKEVSLDSRVREVINKKIVEPTPHTFEDAQLQIYTLMHRDSYPRFLTSPIYKSLLRTGSCSSSET